CATTTTGGCAACTTGCGTTGCAATAGTGGCAGAGTCAATCTTGCGTAGCTTCAAACCAAAGGCGATATTCTCGAAAACAGTCAGGTGGGGAAAGAGCGCATAGCTCTGGAATACAATGCCAAAATCACGCTTATGCACAGGGACATGGGTCATGTCCTTGCCCTCAAGCAGGAACGTACCGCCAGTAGCTTCTATCAACCCGGCAATCACACGCAATGTTGTGGTTTTTCCGCACCCTGAAGGCCCGAGCAGGGAAAGCAATTCCCCCTGGTGGATATCAAGGTTGAGATCCTCGAGAATCAGGTTCTTTTTATCGTAGGAGACATCGATATGCCGCAATTCACCGAAACTCATAAAATCCTCCCAGGATGCAGGCTATCTGCCTATTCTCCGCTCGCTAGTTTGGTTTTCATCCGTTGGGCACTCATCGTCCTATCCATGATATACATGAACAGAAGGGTCATTGCCATAAGCATTACCGACAAAGCGCTTACCGTTGGGTCGTAGTTGTATTCGATATAATTCATCATCGAGTAAGGCAACGTATTCATACCCGGTCCCTTCAGATACATGGACACCGGGATGTTATTGAACGAATTGATAAAGGAAAGCATGAAAGCCGAAAGGATAGCGGGCTTCAGATTGGGCAGTACGACTTTCAAAAAAGCCTTCACCGGTGTACAGCCAAGTGACCTCGCAGCCTCTTCCATGCTCTCGTCCACATCCTTGAGGCTGGCGCTGATAATCCTCACACAATAAGGCATGACTACCAATAGGTGTCCAAGTATCAAGGCGAGATTCAAAGGCATTGCCAAAATCACGACCAAAAACCTGAACAGGACATAGCCG
The sequence above is a segment of the Sphaerochaeta pleomorpha str. Grapes genome. Coding sequences within it:
- a CDS encoding ABC transporter permease; translation: MYKHRFVAIVAWIVFAFIFLPLLLIVITSFNSADSITIPLEGFSLQWFGKVFQSRSLVSSFKNSLILALLASIIGIAFGLASSVALVKRPGKLSNLLLSIFLSPSLIPGIVIGYVLFRFLVVILAMPLNLALILGHLLVVMPYCVRIISASLKDVDESMEEAARSLGCTPVKAFLKVVLPNLKPAILSAFMLSFINSFNNIPVSMYLKGPGMNTLPYSMMNYIEYNYDPTVSALSVMLMAMTLLFMYIMDRTMSAQRMKTKLASGE